The DNA segment TTTCTCAATAGCATGACCTTTGACAACTGCCCACTTTAACTGCCCATTTTATGAATTTCATTTGGacatgcataaaatgtaaattcaaCCTAAAGTCAATATTCCATTGTTTAAGttacagaattttaattaaaactgtcAATTAAGTGGTCTTACTCAGATTTCTAGAATCCAGAATAATGGCTAAATCAGGTTATGGCAAACAGGTTGATGTTTACATGACACAAGCATAACCAGAATAGAACCAAATTCCACTATTAATCAGAATTGTCATGCGTACGTAAACACTGTCATTGAGCACATATACATACATggtcttacactgattatgcttaatatgcCAACAACATACtataaaaaggttttttttattgtggtttgATCAAAAACGGTTtaggcataaatgtaaaaatcagcACTCATTGATTTTTGCCTATTACCCCAATTTTGTGTTGCATGCAAACACATTTACAGCTTACCAATGTGTACAAGTGTTGtgtgtttgcaagtttatttgaTGTTATAAGTAGCGAATAACCCAGTGATTTTAAGTTAGGTAAACATGGTTTTCTTACATTGCCAGATATGAAActttttttggtagttatcaccGCATTGATGGGCATGTAATCACACTCACTTATGTCCATTTAAAAGACAACTCTTTGTTTTAACTTTTCACCCACTGGTTGGATTTCCCACTCTGCATCAAATTCATTAAACCTGCAAAAAAATCAATCTTGAAATATCATTGTGGAAAAtatacacaggcggccaaaagtttggaataatgtacagattttgctcttatggaaagaaattggtacttttattcaccaaagtggcattcaactgatcacaatgtatgtcaggacattaataatgtgaaaaattactattacaatttgaaaaaaaaaaaaaaaaaaattcagaacttctaaaactacttcagagagttctcatcaagaaatcctccacatgcagcaatgacagctttgcagatctttggcattctagctgccagtttgtccagatactcaggtgacatttcaccccacgcttcccatagcacttgccatagatgtggctgtcttgtcgggcacttctcatgcaccttaaaatctagctgatcccacaaaagctcaatggggttaagatccataaaactcttttccaattatctgttgtccaatgtctgtgtttctttgcccactctaaccttttctttttgtttcaaaagtggctttttctttgcaattcttcccataaggcctgcacccccgagtcttctctttactgttgtacatgaaactggtgttgagcggatagaattcaatgaagctgtcagccgaggacatgtgaggcgtctatttctcaaactaaagactctgatgtacttaccgtcttgtttagttgtacatctggccttccacatctttctgtccttgttagagccagttgtcctttgtctttgaagactgtagtgtacacctttgtatgaaatcttcagtttttgggcagtttcaagcattgtatagccttcattcctcaaaacaatgtttgACGAGTTTAGAGAAAGCCGTtccttttttgacctaatattgaccttaagacatgacagtctattgcatgctgtggcaactcagaaacaaagacaatgttaagcttaatttaacaaaccaaatagattAAACTGTTTGATAtattggcaagtgattttctagtaccaaattagcatgcttaaaggataaggtgttggagtgatggctgctggaaatggggcctgtctagatttgatcaatttACTTTtcaaaatagtgatggtgcattttttttatatcagtaatgtcctgactatactttgatcagtttaatgccactttggtaaattaaagtaccagtttccttccgaaacagcaaaatctgtacattattccaaacttgctGCCAGTGtaggttgccatggaaacaaatTAACAACTCTGGCATGCTGTAATGAACAGGGAGAGAACAAGTGTTTAGTTTTAGAACAAGTGCTCACATCCAGAGCATGTTACTAGATATAAAATAACACAGACAGATGTTTCTCCAATTCTCACAAACAGAGGACTTTATTCCATCACAGGTTGTAAGCAGACAGAAATGCTTTTGAAGTCAACGTCCATTTTAAATCTCACACAAACAGAACAGAGcgtttacatataaaaataacattGGTCTTCAAATAAAGCATGTAACTTCCTTCCAGGCATGTGAAGCAGGCATCCAATCAGATGGGAGACTGGTGGGTCACGCAtcaaaaaaaaggtgaaaaatgTCACATTTACTCCTTCGAGGCCATGTGTGCCATCAGGTCACAGACACGGTTGCTGTAACCAAACTCATTGTCGTACCTACGGGAGAAAGTAGAAGAATCAGTGCCCTTTTGAAACTACATGAGGctttttttggaaaaatatatCATACCAACAATTTGTGAAGTATATAGCATGTATACTCTGCATACATAGTAGTAGGTCCTCACATACTACGTCAAAATGTGAAGCAAACAGAGCAGTCCGCCAGGTACTGCACTGCAGAATGCAGCGCACtttaccttccatttccagtgtcaTACATGAACCCGAATTAATGACTATTAACATCTTTAAACTCATTTGATCATACTGAAGGTAAAGACACTTTACATACCCTACAAAATAACTTCATTCCAAGATAACTGGGCTTTGCggataaaaggaatattccgggttgaatacaagttaagctcaaatcaacagcatttgtggcataatactgactACCAAcccccccacaaaaaaataaataatattttacttgcCCCTTGTTTTCTTTGAAAGAaaaactctgggttacagtgaggcacttacaatggaagtgaattgggggcaatgttttaaatataaaagtatagccacaacacatatgcatgtaatgtcaacaaaccataaatgACCGCAAATTTAAAACAACTCATTCAAATAATACACCGTTTTAACAACTTATTTGATAAAAGCAGTTAGATTaaaagcttcacttttctgcctttaaacccttcaaaatttttctccattgcaagtgcctcactgttacaaTGATCTTcgcttttatataaaaaaaaaaaaaaaaaaagtcaaaattaactaacaaaattaacattatgccacaaaggccgtttgagcttaacttgtactgaatccggaaaattcctttaaatatgcaacGTAGGGAGTTCATGTGCCATGTTGCACACAACTGCATGAAATATTTCATATAGAATGCAGAACTACAGCAGAGTAAAACTTCAAGTAGTACATAGAATAACATGGGAATGGATTTTGAATTCCAATgtgcggttttttttttttttttttttttaaaaaaacactggCCGTCATACCCTCAGCTATATTTGAAAGCCCACTGCAgcggcaattattattattttttttaaatgcaggcaAGTATAGTAGTTTGCTAGATTTCAGCTGCTAAATTACAGTGGAAAGAGGGTCCATTCAACTGTTCCAGATActgaaaataaatgtactgtgcagtattcaagtacaccattccaaacatagctCCAAGATTCTCAAAGGCAACTCAGCCGTACCATGTGACAAGTTTGACAAAGTGATCGTTGAGGGCGATGCCAGCACCAGCATCAAAGATGGATGAGCGACAATCTCCATTGAAGTCAGTGGACACCACCTACAGACAACAAATGGCTAAATTGTACTTGAAAATTTAAGTGTCAAGACTATAAAAAAGGAATTCCAAAAATTGCTTGGCACCACCAGGAGCATTTTAAAATGGAATGAACTATACACACCTGGTGCTCTGTGTATCCAAGAATGCCCTTCATGGGTCCATCAGCTGCAGCCTTGACCACTTTCTTGATGTCATCATACTTAGCCTATAATTACAGGGAGCAGAGGAGAGACATGAAAAGCCAAAAAGAGTTAAATCATTCATTCTGAAATTTAAGCGTGTGGATTAAAGCCTCATTACAGAATATCAGAAGCAGGAAGAAAAAAAGCTTACAGGAACCCTTCAGGACACCCATTAAAAATGTTCGATTCTCAACTGATTTATGTAGGATTTGTCAAAGCAAGTTAAAGTAAATGAATTTCCCCTCCTGCATTGGATGAAAACAGAATTGAGCTTCAATTCAACTGGAGTATCTTCATCATGCAGGTCTGGAAATGAACTCACTGGTTTCTCAAGGCGGACAGTCAGATCCACCACGGAGACATTGGGGGTTGGGACGCGGAAGGCCATACCAGTAAGCTTGCTGAAACAGGAAGCAAAAAGCATTAGGCTATGTGTGGATGGCCAAAAATGGGAAGCAAGAACGAAAGTGAAAACACTTCTGTGGGAAATTGAATTTGTCTTTAGCCACTTTTTGCAGTCAAGAAAATCCACTGTGCTCAAGTTGTTTTGAAAGTTCAATCAAGTCTGACCTTTAATGTGGCCATGCGACACTAATAGAAGGGAGCGTTTTTTGTgaatgttggggggggggggggggggggtggttggtAATGCTGGTACTAACCCGTTGAGCTCAGGAATGACTTTGCCCACAGCCTTGGCAGCCCCAGTGGAAGCTGGGATAATGTTCTGACTGGCACCACGGCCGTCCCTCCAGAGCTTTCCAGAGGGCCCATCAACAGTCTTCTGTGTGGCTGTAATGGCATGAACAGTGCTCTGAAAGACAGAAGAATGCAGGCATAAGTGTTATTGTTCTGggaacgcaaaaaaaaaaaaataaaaagtggttTTATAACcatctcatttacttgcatcaTTTGATGCACTTCAATAAGAGTCAAGTGAAGAGCTTGACAAagaaaatgaaacagaatggggaCAAATCACATCACAGCAGGTCGCAAAATTGCTTTTAGGTCAAAAGGCTTTTGGCGAGATTGAAATGAGAGATTAATCTTACCATAAGACCCTCAACGATGACAAAGTTATCATTGATGACCTTGGCCAAGGGAGCCAGACAGTTGGTAGTGCATGAGGCATTGCTAGAGTAAACAAAGACAATAGAGAGTCAGTCATAAAgactcttatatatatataaaaaaaaaaaaaaaaaaaaaaaaaaaaaagtcacgtcAATTTGTTTTACGTCGCCCTCTACAGGACATTGACTATCATTACaaatcttctgcagaacatgggCACTGACAATTGCATTGCACAAAATGACTGGTAGTGTCGAAACTCCATGTTAATTCAGTACATGTTTGCAATCATCCAGATCTATATCCCTACCTGACAACTTTAAGGGAATTATCGTATTTCTCATGGTTGACGCCCATGACGAACAT comes from the Myxocyprinus asiaticus isolate MX2 ecotype Aquarium Trade chromosome 15, UBuf_Myxa_2, whole genome shotgun sequence genome and includes:
- the LOC127452980 gene encoding glyceraldehyde-3-phosphate dehydrogenase, with protein sequence MVKVGINGFGRIGRLVTRAAFQSKKVEIVAINDPFIDLDYMVYMFLYDSTHGKYKGEVKAEGGKLIIDGHAITVFSERDPANIKWGDAGANYVVESTGVFTTIEKASAHLKGGAKRVIISAPSADAPMFVMGVNHEKYDNSLKVVSNASCTTNCLAPLAKVINDNFVIVEGLMSTVHAITATQKTVDGPSGKLWRDGRGASQNIIPASTGAAKAVGKVIPELNGKLTGMAFRVPTPNVSVVDLTVRLEKPAKYDDIKKVVKAAADGPMKGILGYTEHQVVSTDFNGDCRSSIFDAGAGIALNDHFVKLVTWYDNEFGYSNRVCDLMAHMASKE